In Leptodesmis sichuanensis A121, the following are encoded in one genomic region:
- a CDS encoding FAD-dependent oxidoreductase produces the protein MNIARAIVVIGGGFYGCSVADHLARQGANVVLLERSSDLLTRASYHNQARLHNGYHYPRSFSTAYRSRWNFRRFLQEFRPAIVTDFTKLYAIARVGSKVSPRQFEFFCETIEAPIRPARSSFLDLFSPRLIAAVYETQEYAFDAAVLRRLLGERLAAAGVKVRMETTVVAVEPNPAGNGLIVLDHLGNTIPADYVFNCTYSGLNTIQGITPTRTTLKHEITEMALVQLPPDLEGISVTVMDGPFFSFMPFPDRALSTFSHVRYTPHSAWLEAPDHHPNPYSLFDTVTKSSAFGFMIRDAQRFMPSLEAMKYRDSLFEVKTVLVKNEGDDGRPILFEVDPHQPRIVSMLGSKIDNIYDALDAVNTYFANRIE, from the coding sequence ATGAACATCGCTCGCGCCATCGTGGTGATTGGAGGTGGCTTTTACGGCTGTAGTGTGGCGGATCATCTGGCGCGTCAGGGCGCGAACGTGGTGTTGCTGGAGCGATCGTCGGACTTACTAACCCGCGCGTCCTATCACAATCAAGCTCGTCTCCACAATGGCTACCACTATCCCCGCAGTTTCAGTACCGCCTACCGTAGCCGCTGGAATTTTCGCCGCTTCCTGCAGGAATTTCGTCCCGCCATTGTCACCGATTTCACAAAACTGTATGCGATCGCCCGCGTTGGTTCCAAAGTCAGTCCCCGGCAGTTTGAGTTTTTCTGTGAAACGATCGAAGCCCCCATCCGGCCTGCCCGCAGTAGTTTTCTGGATCTGTTTTCGCCCCGGTTAATTGCCGCCGTTTACGAAACCCAGGAATATGCCTTTGATGCCGCCGTTCTGCGACGATTGCTGGGGGAACGACTGGCGGCTGCCGGAGTCAAAGTCCGGATGGAAACCACCGTGGTGGCTGTAGAGCCAAATCCCGCAGGCAATGGCTTAATCGTTCTGGATCACCTGGGGAATACCATTCCGGCAGATTATGTGTTTAACTGCACCTACTCTGGGCTGAACACCATTCAGGGGATTACTCCCACTCGCACCACCCTCAAACATGAGATTACTGAAATGGCCCTGGTGCAACTCCCCCCGGATCTGGAAGGCATTTCCGTAACGGTCATGGATGGGCCATTCTTTTCCTTCATGCCGTTTCCCGATCGCGCCCTGTCCACTTTTTCTCATGTTCGCTACACGCCCCATTCCGCCTGGTTAGAAGCTCCTGATCATCATCCCAATCCCTACAGCCTGTTCGACACGGTGACGAAATCTTCAGCCTTTGGGTTTATGATTCGGGATGCGCAACGCTTTATGCCCAGTCTGGAGGCCATGAAGTACCGGGATTCGTTGTTTGAAGTGAAAACCGTTCTGGTGAAGAATGAGGGGGACGACGGACGACCGATTTTATTTGAAGTGGATCCCCACCAGCCCCGGATTGTCTCGATGCTCGGTTCCAAAATTGATAATATCTATGACGCATTAGATGCCGTGAATACCTATTTTGCTAACCGAATCGAATAA
- a CDS encoding ATP-binding response regulator, with amino-acid sequence MDSSTFSKGDILLVDDTPDNLRLLSTMLTEQEYEVRSVRSGSAALMGVQGQPPDLILLDINMPGMSGYEVCERLKENPDTRGIPVIFISALNEVFDKVKAFAVGGVDYISKPFQVEEVLVRVENQLALRRLQVQLQERNQQLEAAEAELRRALEQERALNQRIEELATLEERNRIARDIHDSLGHALVALNIQMETALALWKDNPEQAYEFLVEAKQLGSHALQATRQSVSDMRSDPLQGRLLEDAIATLLQEFQRTTGVQPECQIQLSRPLSHQLSTVIYRIVQEGLTNICKHAQATAVQLQLRSQDSGLSLILQDNGSGFQVEANRSGFGLQGMRERVLALGGELTITSDRGAGCQIAATFPSPDKH; translated from the coding sequence ATGGATTCCAGCACCTTCTCAAAAGGGGACATTCTGCTTGTGGATGACACCCCAGACAACTTGCGGTTACTGTCCACCATGCTGACTGAGCAAGAGTATGAAGTTCGCAGTGTCAGAAGTGGTTCTGCGGCCCTGATGGGCGTTCAGGGACAGCCCCCGGATTTGATTCTGCTGGATATCAATATGCCAGGAATGAGCGGCTATGAGGTGTGTGAGCGCTTGAAGGAAAACCCGGATACACGCGGAATTCCAGTGATTTTTATCAGTGCGCTGAATGAAGTGTTTGATAAGGTGAAAGCCTTTGCGGTGGGGGGGGTGGACTACATCAGCAAACCGTTTCAGGTAGAGGAGGTCCTGGTGCGGGTCGAAAATCAACTGGCGCTCCGCAGACTCCAGGTACAACTCCAGGAACGCAATCAACAGTTAGAGGCTGCCGAGGCGGAACTCCGACGTGCCCTGGAACAGGAACGGGCCTTGAATCAGCGGATTGAGGAACTGGCAACCCTGGAAGAGCGCAACCGCATTGCCCGCGACATTCACGATTCCCTGGGACATGCCCTGGTCGCTCTCAATATTCAAATGGAAACGGCGCTGGCCCTGTGGAAGGATAATCCAGAGCAGGCTTACGAGTTTTTAGTGGAAGCGAAACAGTTGGGTTCTCATGCACTGCAGGCAACTCGCCAATCCGTTTCAGATATGCGCTCAGATCCACTTCAGGGGAGGTTATTGGAGGATGCGATCGCCACTCTCTTGCAAGAATTTCAGCGCACAACCGGGGTGCAACCTGAGTGCCAAATTCAACTATCTCGGCCCCTGTCCCATCAACTCAGTACGGTCATCTACCGAATTGTGCAGGAAGGATTGACGAACATCTGCAAACACGCTCAGGCAACCGCTGTGCAACTGCAGCTGCGATCGCAGGACTCTGGCCTCTCCCTGATCCTGCAAGATAATGGCAGTGGGTTTCAGGTAGAAGCCAATCGCTCTGGATTTGGCCTGCAAGGAATGCGCGAACGGGTATTGGCTTTGGGCGGGGAGTTAACCATTACCAGCGATCGGGGAGCCGGATGCCAGATTGCCGCCACCTTTCCGAGTCCTGACAAACATTAA
- a CDS encoding response regulator: protein MIRLLLVEDQEIVRRGLKTLLETKPDLQVVGEAGNGQQAIELVALLHPTDQQPDVILMDIRMPIMDGVTATEYLCQQFSGIKILVLTTFDDDQYIAEALRVGAKGYLLKDTPAEELAEVIRSIHRGYTQFGPGILEKMMARTPTAEANPPEALPPGLQDLTAREKQVLRMIATGASNREIAQALFLSEGTVRNHISHILTRLNLRDRTQAAIIANSCLSWLEKA, encoded by the coding sequence ATGATTCGGTTGCTGCTGGTGGAAGATCAGGAAATTGTCCGTCGCGGGTTGAAAACCTTACTGGAAACAAAGCCTGACCTGCAGGTCGTTGGGGAAGCAGGCAATGGCCAACAGGCGATCGAGTTAGTAGCACTCCTGCACCCCACCGATCAACAACCCGATGTGATTTTGATGGATATCCGGATGCCGATTATGGATGGGGTGACAGCTACCGAGTACCTATGCCAGCAGTTTTCAGGGATTAAGATCCTGGTTCTCACCACCTTTGATGATGATCAGTACATTGCGGAAGCCCTGCGAGTAGGTGCAAAGGGTTATCTGCTCAAAGACACCCCTGCAGAGGAACTGGCCGAAGTGATCCGTTCTATTCATCGCGGCTATACCCAATTTGGGCCAGGAATTCTGGAAAAGATGATGGCTCGCACACCTACCGCTGAGGCCAATCCTCCCGAAGCCTTGCCACCCGGTCTGCAAGATTTAACTGCCCGCGAAAAGCAGGTGCTGCGGATGATTGCCACAGGAGCCAGCAATCGAGAAATTGCCCAGGCGTTGTTTCTGTCGGAAGGGACGGTACGCAATCATATCTCTCATATCCTCACCCGCCTGAATCTGCGCGATCGCACCCAGGCCGCAATTATTGCTAATTCTTGCCTGTCCTGGTTGGAAAAGGCGTAA
- a CDS encoding DUF4278 domain-containing protein, which translates to MTLMYRGVAYNQSAAVSASTPNRVTGKYRGAETYIVHPTEAPVHPSRCNLKYRGVPYQSTANPVLPSGWATAF; encoded by the coding sequence ATGACTCTCATGTATCGCGGTGTTGCCTACAACCAGTCTGCTGCAGTAAGTGCTTCTACTCCCAACAGAGTAACCGGAAAGTACCGGGGTGCCGAGACGTACATTGTTCACCCAACTGAAGCACCAGTGCATCCATCCCGCTGCAACCTGAAATATCGAGGAGTTCCCTATCAGTCCACAGCTAACCCGGTGTTACCAAGTGGCTGGGCGACTGCGTTTTAA
- a CDS encoding shikimate kinase encodes MKDSLKGTNIYLIGMMGTGKTTIGREIAHQLGYQFFDTDAVIEQATRQTIADLFAEQGEAAFRDLETQVLSQLSAYKCLVIATGGGIVLRQANWSYLRHGIVVWLDAPIPVLQQRLETDTTRPLLQTADLLARLSDLMEQRRSLYAQADLQIQSDNQVSPAQLATQTLERIQQILKPEILPPDYGN; translated from the coding sequence GTGAAGGATTCTTTAAAGGGCACCAATATTTACTTAATCGGCATGATGGGAACGGGCAAGACAACCATAGGCCGAGAGATCGCACACCAGTTGGGCTACCAGTTTTTCGATACTGATGCGGTGATTGAGCAAGCCACCAGACAAACCATTGCCGATCTGTTCGCCGAGCAGGGGGAAGCCGCTTTTCGAGATCTGGAAACTCAGGTGTTATCCCAACTGTCTGCCTATAAATGTTTAGTGATTGCTACAGGTGGGGGAATTGTCCTGCGGCAAGCCAACTGGAGCTACCTGCGCCATGGAATTGTTGTCTGGCTGGACGCTCCCATTCCGGTATTACAACAACGTCTGGAAACAGATACCACCCGTCCCCTGCTCCAAACCGCAGACTTGTTAGCCCGTTTGTCAGACTTGATGGAGCAACGGCGATCGCTCTACGCCCAGGCCGACTTGCAAATCCAGTCAGATAACCAAGTCTCTCCAGCACAACTTGCTACCCAGACCCTGGAGCGAATTCAGCAGATTCTGAAACCTGAAATCCTGCCGCCAGATTATGGGAACTAA
- a CDS encoding chromosomal replication initiator protein DnaA, whose protein sequence is MLFRLILLLAIAAVVVLFALQNLTPTLALTFLGMKTPALPFSWWVLGALAAGALTTMAISFLFSLSHFVARQFLRSQFKRAMRRATENPPAPSTPRPDLGRAAEDAAKTYRQDDSAWQDWSGYETSTPRASSTATSTSTATAPDSLDDWEAPASEDWEETPRDRTPASRPETTTSQRPHTEFEKPQEPRRSDRSGSTYSYSYRDSEPSPRPKEPVVDADYRVIVPPYRPLDDIPPVAEENADDWFEEGNDESWEREGRDRPRR, encoded by the coding sequence ATGCTATTTCGTCTGATTCTGCTGCTGGCGATCGCCGCTGTAGTAGTCCTGTTTGCGCTCCAGAACCTGACTCCAACCCTGGCGCTGACGTTTTTGGGAATGAAAACTCCCGCGTTGCCGTTCTCCTGGTGGGTGTTGGGAGCGTTGGCCGCGGGTGCTTTAACGACAATGGCGATTAGTTTTCTATTTAGCCTGTCCCATTTTGTGGCGCGGCAGTTCCTGCGATCGCAGTTTAAACGAGCCATGCGACGGGCGACGGAAAATCCCCCCGCTCCATCCACGCCTCGCCCAGATTTAGGTAGGGCAGCAGAGGACGCAGCCAAGACCTACCGCCAGGATGATTCTGCCTGGCAGGATTGGAGCGGCTACGAAACATCCACTCCCCGTGCATCATCAACCGCTACATCTACATCGACTGCCACCGCTCCGGATTCCCTGGATGATTGGGAAGCCCCTGCCAGTGAGGATTGGGAGGAAACCCCGCGCGATCGCACGCCAGCCTCCCGTCCTGAAACAACGACTTCTCAACGGCCACACACCGAGTTTGAAAAACCCCAGGAACCCCGTCGCAGCGATCGTTCTGGTTCCACCTATTCCTACAGCTACCGCGACTCAGAACCGTCCCCCCGCCCCAAAGAACCCGTGGTTGATGCCGATTATCGGGTGATTGTCCCCCCCTATCGGCCTCTGGATGACATACCGCCAGTGGCTGAGGAAAATGCCGACGATTGGTTTGAAGAGGGCAATGACGAATCCTGGGAAAGAGAGGGGCGCGATCGTCCCCGACGTTAG
- a CDS encoding alpha/beta fold hydrolase yields MASEKPDFILYAQHGWADDCQGIAVLAASLAKPNTLVITPSLGYLRTWLRIEPLIETVEELVINTSLRYPKVPIRIIGHSLGGLIWLEVLNRHPEWFDDVESLVLVGSPVGGADLARILDPLGIGLGMARDLGVNRRTLAEAIAAQIPTLVIAGDIDGGSDGTIPVSSTKIFGAEFVLLSGVAHAALRNHPAVAVAIQEFWLLPKGPHPEPDLAHILIRRLQQIPGMTDGHYRDFRWAKVFLTFENGVTLRLWKDPLGIPHVFVADPQGTCLYSGFVGWLHIKELEQELHTIQREREAQLI; encoded by the coding sequence ATGGCATCTGAAAAACCAGACTTTATTCTTTATGCTCAACATGGATGGGCAGATGATTGTCAGGGAATTGCAGTCCTGGCTGCCAGTCTTGCAAAGCCCAATACGCTGGTGATTACTCCCAGTTTGGGGTATCTGCGCACCTGGTTGCGGATTGAACCTTTGATCGAGACGGTTGAGGAACTGGTGATCAACACGTCGCTGCGTTATCCCAAAGTTCCGATTCGCATCATTGGCCATTCTCTGGGTGGGCTAATCTGGCTGGAGGTATTGAATCGCCATCCTGAATGGTTTGACGATGTCGAGTCATTAGTGCTGGTGGGGTCACCGGTGGGAGGCGCAGATTTAGCCCGAATCCTGGATCCTCTGGGAATTGGGCTGGGAATGGCGCGAGATTTAGGCGTGAATCGCAGAACACTGGCCGAGGCGATCGCCGCTCAGATTCCCACCCTGGTGATTGCCGGAGACATTGATGGCGGTAGTGATGGCACGATTCCAGTGTCATCCACTAAGATCTTTGGGGCGGAGTTTGTGCTTTTATCGGGAGTTGCTCATGCCGCCCTAAGAAACCATCCTGCTGTGGCAGTAGCTATTCAGGAGTTTTGGCTCTTACCAAAAGGCCCCCATCCTGAACCAGACCTCGCCCATATCCTGATTCGTCGCTTGCAACAAATTCCTGGGATGACGGATGGGCACTACCGGGACTTTCGCTGGGCCAAAGTGTTCCTCACCTTTGAAAATGGCGTAACCCTGCGGCTCTGGAAAGATCCTTTGGGCATTCCCCATGTCTTTGTTGCCGATCCTCAAGGAACTTGTCTTTACAGCGGTTTTGTAGGCTGGCTTCACATCAAGGAACTAGAGCAAGAACTGCACACCATACAGCGAGAACGGGAAGCCCAGTTAATTTGA